In the genome of Natronorubrum aibiense, the window CGAAGGTATCTGTCCGCAGGTCTTCCCGGTTCGAACCGATGCCCCACAACAGTTGCTCGAAGACCTCGAGCGCTGTGGTGTCGATGGCGCACACACCTGGCCGCGACTCTCGAGTGCCGTCGTCGACGATCCGACGTACGACGTTGCGACGACGTTGGCTCGGGAGATTATCGTGTTGCCCATCCACCAGCAACTCGACCCCGGGACGATCGACGCCGTCGGCGAGCAGTTGTCGCAGCACGTCGCGTCCGATTGACACCCTCGTAGTCGGAACCGACGCTGTAGGCCGGGCCTGAATCAGTAGCCTGAACGTTTACTCAGCGTTCGCCACCGTGTTCAGTTCCGCTTGGACGTCGTCGGCGAGCGTGTAGGTTCGCTCTGCGGGTCGGTCGAGAACTCCTTCGGTCCGCAGCTCCGAGAGCAGACTCTGGACTGCGACCGTTGATCGTTCGACGCTGTCGGCGACGGTGGCCGTCTCGAGGGCCTCGTTTCGGGCCAACACGACCAGTGCTTTTCGTGCCGTCGCCACCGTACACTGGGATTGACCGGCCGCCCGCGCAAGTCGGTCGTTGATCCACTCCCCATCGAAGCAGTCCTCGTGAATCGCCGACGCTGGTGGGGTGGTCGTCGTGTGCTCGTCGATGTCTGCCTCGGCAGACTCATTGCCCGACCTCGACTCCGCGAACGGCGTGTAGCCGAACTCGATATCGTCACCGCCGGCCTGAATGATCGTCGACTCGGCGGTCGATGCCGATTCCGGCGCTGCCTTCCCCGGCTCCGTCTCGTGCTCGAGTTCGCGCACTCGGTCCTGCAGCCGTTCGTTTTCCTCACGGAGCCGTGCTATCGTCTCCGTTCGTGACGCGAGTTTCGCCTCGAGCGTCTCAATCCGCTCGTCTTTTTCCGCGAGGGCTGCTTCGAGTTCGTCCCGTTCAGTCTCGAGTGCGTGGAGTTCGTCGTGGAGTCGCCGCTGCTCGTCGGCTGGCAGCTGCGTCTGGACAGTGTTCGATCCCGTCAGCGCATCCGCCATCTGTTTGGCCGCACTCGAGACGTCCCGCGCCGATTCGAGTTCGGTCTCCAGAGTCTCGATGCGTTTGTTCTTTTTCTCGAGTTTGTTCTCGAGTTCGAGGATCCGGTCTTCTTCACGTTGCTTTCGATCCGAGATATCTTGGAGGTCGCCGACGAGTGCATCGGAGACGGACTTCAGCTCAGGACGTTCGAAGTCGTCGAGGCCGGGCGTCGCGCCCGCGTCG includes:
- a CDS encoding helicase HerA domain-containing protein — translated: MSDQREILVGETDDGTDLHLPVVELLTGRGFVTGKSGSGKSNTASVIAEELLEAGFPLLIVDTDGEYYGLKEEYEMLHAGADEECDIQIGPEHAEQMASLALEENVPVILDVSGYLDEEVADELLRKIARQLFVKEKKLKKPFLLVVEEVHEYIPEGGGVGETGNLLIKISKRGRKHGLGILGISQRPADVKKDFITQANWLVWHRLTWDNDTKVVGRIIDTEYAELVSDLNDGQAFVQTDWTEIDVRKVQFRRKRTFDAGATPGLDDFERPELKSVSDALVGDLQDISDRKQREEDRILELENKLEKKNKRIETLETELESARDVSSAAKQMADALTGSNTVQTQLPADEQRRLHDELHALETERDELEAALAEKDERIETLEAKLASRTETIARLREENERLQDRVRELEHETEPGKAAPESASTAESTIIQAGGDDIEFGYTPFAESRSGNESAEADIDEHTTTTPPASAIHEDCFDGEWINDRLARAAGQSQCTVATARKALVVLARNEALETATVADSVERSTVAVQSLLSELRTEGVLDRPAERTYTLADDVQAELNTVANAE